A genomic window from Colletotrichum destructivum chromosome 7, complete sequence includes:
- a CDS encoding uncharacterized protein (Putative mitochondrial distribution and morphology family 33, fungi): MLPIARPPSRLVHARIGLRTTANLPRWQSLFAPALRHNLPSPSAARRQPYSSGLPPFPPPPPPPPSSSASKDEVKQASPTSELSSSSSSSSSYPSSDATTSSSAKAPDSSSRSAASSSTQPTNDDTATTISSDPSSSKPKPDDPLPEIATKIYTALPPALSERLSHLMDTVQTRLLTASTTLNTLTGYSPIEAIKEQNTLLETRLAEAQALVRTARATYKTTNAKRATTQREVTTLLARKEMWSPTDLERFTQLYRQDHSLEQEVSAAAEALTDAEHAEQALGQQLNAGILKRYHEEQIWSDRIRRASTWGTWGLMGVNVLLFIVLQFVAEPWKRRRLVLGVVEEEKAVLEGVTAELAGLKAALAQREATDAAADAATAAAAAAAATTPAPSVVMEEETLVAESTEAAEAEAAAAVATAEATATGAAAAGAEALSAKLEEPAVQHEMEREVASALEALEQEVPTPKSWREFLTDPALPALLKAKLVDLYSERHIDLRMRDASILALEGAAAGATLAGGIALLLLRRT, translated from the coding sequence atGCTTCCCATcgccaggccgccgtcgcgcctAGTCCACGCCCGCATCGGCCTGCGCACCACCGCCAACCTTCCGAGATGGCAGTCCCTCTTCGCCCCCGCCCTGCGTCATAACctcccgtcgccgtccgccgcccgtcgacaGCCCTACTCCTCCGGGctccctcctttcccccctcctccgccccccccgccgagctcctctGCCTCGAAGGACGAAGTCAAACAAGCCTCTCCGACAAGCGAGctatcctcctcctcctcctcctcctcctcctacccGAGCTCAGATGCCACGACTTCGAGCTCCGCCAAGGCTCCCgactcgagctcgaggtcggccgcgtcctcctcgactcAACCCACAAACGACGACACCGCTACCACCATTTCCTCGGACCCCAGCTCCTCCAAACCCAAACCCGATGACCCCCTCCCCGAAATAGCCACCAAGATCTACACCGCCCTCCCGCCCGCCCTCTCCGAAAGGCTCTCCCACCTCATGGACACCGTCCAGACCCGCCTTCTGACGGCCTCGACTACCCTCAACACCCTCACCGGCTACTCGCccatcgaggccatcaaggaaCAGAACACCCTCCTCGAGacccgcctcgccgaggcccaggcccTCGTCCGCACCGCCCGCGCCAcctacaagaccaccaaCGCGAAGCGCGCCACCACCCAGCGCGAGGTCAccaccctcctcgcccgcaaGGAGATGTGGTCCCCGACCGACCTCGAGCGCTTCACCCAGCTCTACCGCCAGGACCACTCCCTCGAGCAGGAggtctccgccgccgccgaggccctcaccgacgccgagcacgccgagcaggccctgggccagcagctcaacgccggcatcctgAAGCGTTACCATGAGGAGCAGATCTGGTCCGACCGCATCCGCCGCGCCTCCACCTGGGGCACCTGGGGCCTCATGGGCGTCAACGTCCTGCTCTTCATCGTCCTACAATTCGTCGCCGAGCCCTGGAAGCGGAGGAGGctcgtccttggcgtcgtcgaggaggagaaggccgtcctcgagggcgtcaccgccgagctggccggTCTGAAGGCCGCCTTGGCGCAGAGGGAGGCCACGGATGCCGCTGCTGATGCCgccactgccgccgctgccgccgctgcggcgacgacgcccgcgCCATCCGTGGTGATGGAGGAAGAGACGCTTGTCGCGGAGTCCACGGAAGCGGCTGAGGCTGAGGCTGCGGCAGCGGTTGCGACAGCGGAAGCAACAGCGACCGGAGCGGCCGCAGCAGGAGCGGAAGCGCTGAGcgccaagctcgaggagccGGCCGTCCAGCACGAGATGGAGCGAGAGGTCGCCAGTGCCCTCGAAGCACTGGAGCAAGAGGTCCCGACGCCCAAGTCGTGGCGCGAGTTCCTCACCGACCCTGCGCTTCCGGCATTGCTCAAGGCGAAGTTGGTCGATCTGTATAGTGAGCGTCACATCGACCTCCGCATGCGAGACGCCTCGATCCTCGCTCTCGAGGGCGCTGCTGCCGGAGCTACCTTGGCGGGAGGCATCGCCCTGCTGCTCTTGCGACGAACATAA
- a CDS encoding Putative acyl-CoA dehydrogenase, acyl-CoA oxidase/dehydrogenase, middle domain-containing protein, protein MSSIARAMRPVMRGSRGVSALARARTCTPGRAFSPLQQTARPLSTTQRRRNADHLDITDIPPTPISHLSEVEAAMQETVSKFANDVIAPKVRAMDEAENMDPTIVEQLFEQGLMGVEIPEEYGGAGMNFTSAIIGIEELARVDPSVSVLVDVHNTLVNTAIIRWGSSQLKKRFLPKLATNTVGSFCLSEPASGSDAFALTTKATRTESGYKISGSKMWITNSQEAGFFIVFANLDPSKGYKGISAFIVEKDAKGFSIAKKEKKLGIKASSTCVLNFDDVEIPKENLLGEEGSGYKYAIGILNEGRIGIAAQMTGLALGSWENAVRYVWNDRKQFGQLVGEFQGMQHQIAQSYTEIAAARALVFNAARKKEAGENFVMDAAMAKLYASQVAGRVSGLAIEWMGGMGFVRDGPAEKFWRDSKIGAIYEGTSNIQLNTIAKLLQKEYTA, encoded by the exons ATGTCGTCGATTGCAAGGGCTATGCGCCCTGTCATGAGGGGAAGCCGCGGTGTCTCTGCTCTCGCCAGAGCTAGGACATGCACACCGGGCAGAGCATTCTCGCCACTCCAGCA GACCGCCAGACCTCTCTCTACCACtcagcgccgccgcaatGCCGACCACCTCGACATCACCGACATCCCTCCTACGCCCATCAGCCATCTCTCCGAGGTGGAGGCCGCCATGCAGGAGACTGTGAGCAAGTTCGCCAACGACGTGATCGCGCCCAAGGTGCGCGcgatggacgaggccgagaacatGGACCCGACCATTGTGGAGCAGCTCTTCGAACAGGGTCTTATGGGCGTCGAGATCCCCGAGGAgtacggcggcgccggcatgaACTTCACGAGCGCCATCATAGGCATCGAAGAGCTCGCGCGAGTGGACCCCAGCGTCAgcgtgctcgtcgacgtccacAACACCCTCGTCAATACCGCCATCATCAGATGGGGCAGCTCCCAGCTCAAGAAGCGCTTCTTGCCCAAGCTCGCCACCAACACTGTCGGCAGCTTCTGTCTGAGCGAGCCCGCCAGCGGCTCCGACGCCTTCGCACTGACGACCAAGGCGACCAGGACGGAGAGCGGCTACAAGATCAGCGGCTCCAAGATGTGGATCACAAACTCCCAGGAGGCCGGCTTCTTCATTGTCTTTGCGAACCTGGACCCCTCCAAGGGGTACAAGGGCATcagcgccttcatcgtcgagaaggaTGCCAAGGGCTTCTCCAttgccaagaaggagaagaaactCGGCATCAAGGCCAGCAGCACGTGCGTCCTCAActttgacgacgtcgagatcCCAAAGGAAaacctcctcggcgaggagggctCCGGTTACAAGTATGCCATCGGTATCCTGAACGAGGGCCGCATCGGCATCGCTGCCCAGATGACCGGTCTTGCCCTCGGCTCCTGGGAGAATGCCGTCAG GTACGTCTGGAACGACCGCAAGCAgttcggccagctcgtcggcgaatTCCAGGGCATGCAGCACCAGATCGCGCAGTCGTACACCGAGATCGCGGCCGCGCGGGCTCTCGTCTTCAACGCGgcgcgcaagaaggaggccggTGAGAACTTCGTCATGgacgccgccatggccaagctGTACGCCAGCCAggtcgccggccgcgtcagcggcctcgccatcgagtggatgggcggcatgggctTCGTCCGCGACGGCCCCGCCGAGAAGTTCTGGCGCGACAGCAAGATCGGCGCCATCTACGAGGGCACCAGCAACATCCAGCTCAACACCATTGCCAAGCTGCTGCAGAAGGAGTACACCGCATGA
- a CDS encoding uncharacterized protein (Putative transcription factor domain, fungi, zn(2)-C6 fungal-type DNA-binding domain superfamily), producing the protein MDPVTESGHHGRGISIKCDRGSPCSSCKASNTVCHTTRGPLQKRQRVLISPRYEEEIATVSSRLARLETLIQTALTKLGSPLETDRTPSILENPPHVPGSLSFEGDSSFATHSKHTTQEFERLMGGLPYSKDGENAVASLRAAVYPGSINLRDPQTAALRPDFTGLPLPPRQLVIRILGYCKNNITRFFRDYPFLSLATFTDMCQQVYFPTDECTLSAFIIVNSGLCNLLRDLNDDTIKAMGLGTPTVASSISICATNVMRAVLDLRLTLDATFENILALLLSASTRMDWSSPSFDWRLISQASVLCQEAGYHRLPAASTSEEVRNKCLVFWYVWGFDVMFSFNLGRSPTLPDHDITTTRPLCPGDIDITWGHGFLSWLDSVRLQHEIYQHLYSGQAQTQSPETKIQHAQIFVERLLAMRQDFVAGKAGDGSESTRADVTAAEESFQLMFYSLLTLVYRVMPVPEQAHPLRFCDDCTSAARAALNIQRRAWEKIGALNDENWKLFLHWSVPLLLESRLIPRTEVARTLICSPFVPFIVVFSNAIATGDEADLQLLDQVVSSLQHAAQQSPSIAKLHHVCNAYHRVGRLYFEGGHRKRKSLESGETYNGVQGNSNDLTGTPSTLDTNSVLPIITWDGLFDEWNLGLGEENALEVNSFLGNYFSGNLEF; encoded by the exons ATGGATCCAGTGACAGAATCTGGGCACCATGGGCGCGGGATCTCG ATCAAATGTGACCGAGGTTCGCCCTGTTCCAGCTGCAAGGCATCTAACACTGTTTGCCACACGACAAGAGGTCCTCTACAGAAACGGCAGCGGGTTCTAATCTCGCCTCGCTA TGAAGAAGAGATCGCTACCGTCAGCAGTCGTCTTGCTAGGCTTGAGACCCTGATACAGACCGCACTCACAAAGTTGGGCTCACCATTGGAGACGGACAGAACCCCAAGCATACTTGAGAACCCTCCTCATGTCCCAGGTAGTCTCTCTTTCGAAGGTGACTCGTCCTTTGCTACACACTCAAAACACACAACGCAAGAATTCGAGAGACTTATGGGCGGCTTGCCATACTCAAAAGATGGAGAAAATGCTGTTGCATCCCTTCGTGCAGCCGTATATCCAGGGTCGATTAACCTCCGAGACCCACAAACCGCAGCCTTGAGACCAGACTTTACCGgcctgcctcttcctccccggCAACTGGTCATAAGGATTCTTGGTTACTGCAAGA ACAATATCACTCGGTTCTTCAGGGATTACCCGTTTTTGTCGCTGGCTACCTTTACCGACATGTGCCAACAGGTGTATTTCCCAACCGACGAGTGTACATTGAGCGCCTTCATCATTGTCAACTCGGGCCTCTGCAACCTCTTGCGGGATCTCAACGATGACACCATAAAAGCTATGGGCCTAGGGACCCCGACCGTCGCCAGCAGTATCTCCATTTGTGCAACCAACGTCATGAGGGCTGTGTTGGATCTGAGATTGACTCTCGACGCAACCTTTGAGAACATTTTGGCCTTGTTGCTTTCG GCTTCGACACGGATGGACTGGTCAAGTCCGTCGTTTGACTGGAGGCTGATATCTCAAGCGTCTGTACTCTGTCAGGAAGCAGGCTACCATCGACTGCCGGCCGCTTCGACAAGTGAGGAAGTCCGCAACAAGTGCTTGGTCTTTTGGTATGTTTGGGGGTTTGATGTCATGTTTTCATTTAACCTCGGCCGGAGCCCGACCTTGCCGGACCACGACATCACCACGACTCGACCTCTTTGTCCAGGAGATATTGATATCACTTGGGGGCATGGATTCTTATCATGGCTGGATTCTGTCCGTCTTCAACACGAGATCTACCAACATCTGTATTCTGGCCAAGCCCAGACTCAATCTCCCGAAACCAAAATCCAGCATGCACAAATATTCGTCGAAAGACTGTTGGCTATGAGACAAGACTTTGTGGCG GGCAAGGCTGGGGATGGATCAGAGTCAACTAGGGCAGATGTTACGGCGGCTGAAGAGTCCTTCCAACTCATGTTCTATTCTTTGCTGACGTTGGTATACCGCGTAATGCCCGTCCCGGAACAAGCTCATCCACTTCGGTTTTGCGACGACTGCACGTCCGCGGCGAGGGCTGCCCTCAATATTCAGAGAAGGGCGTGGGAGAAGATAGGAGCTCTGAATGATGAAAACTGGAAGTTGTTCCTTCACTGGTCAGTGCCCCTTCTGCTCGAGAGTCGTTTGATTCCACGTACTGAGGTGGCCAGGACTCTCATCTGCTCCCCCTTTGTGCCATTCATCGTCGTTTTCAGCAACGCCATAGCGACCGGGGACGAAGCAGACCTGCAACTGCTGGATCAAGTAGTGTCGTCTCTTCAGCATGCGGCTCAACAGTCGCCGAGTATTGCAAAACTGCACCATGTTTGCAACGCCTACCATCGAGTCGGTAGGCTCTATTTTGAGGGCGGACATCGGAAAAGGAAAAGCCTAGAGTCCGGGGAAACCTACAACGGCGTCCAAGGCAATAGCAATGATCTCACCGGTACGCCATCTACCTTGGATACCAACAGTGTGCTTCCCATTATCACTTGGGACGGCCTGTTTGACGAATGGAATCTTGGGCTTGGTGAGGAAAATGCGCTGGAGGTAAACTCCTTTCTGGGTAACTATTTTTCGGGAAACCTTGAATTTTAA
- a CDS encoding Putative serine/threonine-protein kinase, active, with translation MNDEDAIQNILKKIEREKALLNAANAMRAQTNNEAVRSRLDSQMRDGRRNLQFFEEKLREAQLRRGMDNMSIGSPSGDGRPLSGDMDDVPPPPPKDSGWDQRGGYGAGAATSGGNVQYSQIGGHADLMPPRHPYANPGPSSSVPKSRPNFTKLDLIKYDTPYLGPRIQLMLSQIQFKLNVEEQYLKGIEKMVQLYGMEGDRKSRADAAARRVESKQKILLLKQAMKRYEELHIDMDTSDAQDDDSINMPNLRKPLTGQLSIRVGQIKDVDHASMSRFSRGPETFIAVKVEDNVVARTRVTRTDKWEAEYHTLDVDKANEIELTVYDKPGEHAIPIAMLWVRISDIAEEMRRKRIEAEINSSGWVSADRMGAPPAQFPMNPPAQQQSFGAPPPSPGLAQQGAQGQPAPGGMPNPPIAQQPIDGWFNLEPAGQIQLSLGFLKQNNARRPVNLQGLGRVGAVRQRKEEVHEMYGHKFVQHQFYNIMRCALCGDFLKYSTGMQCEDCKYTCHTKCYSSVVTKCISKSNAETDPDEEKINHRIPHRFQAFSNMTANWCCHCGYILPFGKKNCRKCAECGLTAHAACVHLVPDFCGMSMAVANQILEGIKTTRMITKNKTSSSLSDRTLRKPTSPTSTMGSPPHSGGQAPYAGGSPEATEAAKLMYQQQSPPGQRPSHPDRTSSSAAAAAATAAMSGTMASQPKPQSQDYGQYGGRPGYPAQAEQEDPYGGRKYNPADYAAVNQQAAPYAQQPAVQQQRPVQQQQQQQQLHQQQQQQQQPPPQQYQQPPQQQMYQQQPVSSPKLQDPPQISPIASSGGVPSAGRKPLPLATDPGTGQRIGLDHFNFLAVLGKGNFGKVMLAETKRSKRLYAIKVLKKEFIIENDEVESIRSEKRVFLIANRERHPFLTNLHACFQTETRVYFVMEYISGGDLMLHIQRGQFGTKRAQFYAAEVCLALKYFHENGVIYRDLKLDNILLTLDGHIKIADYGLCKEDMWFGSTTSTFCGTPEFMAPEILLDKKYGRAVDWWAFGVLIYQMLLQQSPFRGEDEDEIYDAILADEPLYPIHMPRDSVSILQKLLTREPDQRLGSGPTDAQEIMNQPFFRNINWDDIYHKRVAPPFLPQIKSATDTSNFDSEFTSVTPVLTPVQSVLSQAMQEEFRGFSYTSDFD, from the exons ATGAACGACGAAGATGCCATTCAGAATATCCTCAAGAAGATTGAGCGCGAAAAGGCTCTCCTCAATGCCGCCAATGCCATGAGAGCGCAGACCAACAACGAGGCCGTACGATCACGACTCGACTCTCAGATGCGCGATGGCCGCCGGAATCTGCAGTTCTTTGAGGAGAAGCTTCGCGAGGCCCAGCTGCGTCGTGGTATGGACAACATGTCTATCGGCTCCCCCTCCGGCGACGGCAGGCCCCTCAGcggcgacatggacgacgtgcctccgccccctcccAAGGATTCCGGCTGGGACCAGCGCGGCGGAtacggtgccggcgccgcaaCCTCTGGCGGCAACGTCCAGTACAGCCAGATTGGCGGCCACGCCGACCTCATGCCTCCCCGCCATCCTTATGCCAACCCTGGCCCGTCTTCGTCCGTCCCCAAGTCGCGCCCCAATTTCACCAAGCTCG ACCTGATCAAATATGACACCCCGTATCTCGGTCCTCGTATCCAACTCATGCTGTCGCAGATCCAGTTCAAGCTCAACGTGGAGGAACAGTACCTCAAGGGAATCGAGAAGATGGTTCAGCTATACGGCATGGAAGGGGACCGCAAGAGCagggccgatgccgccgctaGGAGGGTTGAGTCCAAGCAGAAGATCCTGCTGCTGAAGCAAGCCATGAAGCGCTACGAGGAGTTGCACATCGACATGGACACGTCTGATGCCCAGGACG ATGATTCGATCAACATGCCGAACCTGCGCAAGCCTCTGACTGGTCAGCTCTCCATCCGCGTTGGTCAAATCAAGGATGTCGACCATGCTTCCATGAGTCGCTTCAGTCGGGGGCCCGAGACCTTCATagccgtcaaggtcgaggataacgtcgtcgcccgcaCGAGAGTGACAAGGACCGACAAGTGGGAGGCCGAGTACCACACCCTCGATGTTGACAAGGCGAACGAGATCGAGCTTACCGTCTACGACAAGCCCGGCGAGCATGCCATCCCCATCGCCATGTTGTGGGTGCGCATTTccgacatcgccgaggagatgagaagaaagaggatcgaggccgagatcaaCAGCTCTGGATGGGTGTCGGCCGACAGGATGGGCGCCCCGCCGGCTCAATTTCCCATGAACCCTCCTGCGCAGCAACAGTCCTTcggcgctcctcctccctctcccggCCTTGCTCAGCAGGGCGCGCAGGGCCAGCCGGCGCCTGGGGGCATGCCGAATCCCCCAATCGCTCAGCAGCCCATCGACGGCTGGTTCAACCTCGAGCCCGCCGGTCAGATCCAGCTTTCCTTGGGCTTCCTCAAACAGAACAACGCCCGGCGCCCCGTCAATCTGCAAGGTCTTGGTCGTGTGGGTGCCGTTCGTCAGCGCAAGGAGGAAGTGCACGAGATGTACGGCCACAAGTTTGTCCAACACCAGTTCTACAACATCATGCGCTGCGCTCTTTGCGGGGATTTCCTCAAGTACTCGACCGGCATGCAGTGCGAGGACTGCAAGTACACTTGCCATACTAAGTGTTACTCGAGCGTTGTCACCAAGTGCATTAGCAAGAGCAACGCTGAGACGGATCCGGACGAAGAGAAGATCAACCACCGCATCCCCCACAGATTCCAGGCCTTCTCCAACATGACGGCCAACTGGTGTTGCCACTGTGGTTACATCCTGCCCTTCGGCAAGAAGAACTGCAGAAAGTGCGCAG AATGTGGTCTCACCGCTCACGCCGCGTGTGTTCACCTTGTTCCTGACTTCTGCGGCATGTCGATGGCCGTGGCAAATCAAATCCTGGAGGGTATCAAGACGACTAGGATGATCACAAAGAACAAGACGTCGTCTTCCTTGAGCGATCGCACGCTGAGGAAGCCAACTAGCCCCACTAGCACCATGGGCTCCCCCCCTCATAGTGGTGGGCAGGCTCCGTATGCTGGGGGCTCTCCGGAAGCGACCGAGGCCGCGAAGCTCATGTACCAGCAACAGTCGCCGCCGGGCCAGCGACCTTCGCACCCTGATCGCACTTCCagctcagcggcggcggcagcagcaacagcggcgATGAGCGGCACGATGGCCTCGCAGCCAAAGCCCCAGTCGCAGGACTACGGGCAGTATGGTGGACGTCCCGGCTATCCCGCTCAGGCAGAGCAAGAAGACCCCTATGGTGGACGCAAGTACAACCCTGCGGACTACGCGGCAGTTAACCAGCAAGCTGCCCCGTATGCTCAGCAACCTGCCGTACAGCAACAACGACCGGttcagcagcaacagcagcagcaacaacttcaccagcagcaacagcagcagcagcagccgccgccccagcAGTACCAGCAACCACCTCAACAGCAGATgtaccagcagcagcccgtctcctcgcccAAGTTGCAGGACCCGCCTCAAATCTCTCCTATCGCATCGTCTGGAGGTGTCCCTAGTGCTGGACGCAAGCCCTTGCCATTGGCCACCGACCCAGGCACTGGTCAGCGTATCGGGCTGGATCATTTCAACTTCCTGGCTGTCCTGGGCAAGGGCAATTTCGGAAAGGTCATGCTTGCGGAGACGAAGCGATCCAAGAGGCTCTACGCCATCAAGGTGCTGAAGAAGGAGTTCATTATCGAGAACGATGAAGTGGAGAGCATTCGGTCCGAGAAGAGAGTGTTCCTCATTGCTAACCGGGAAAGACATCCATTCTTGACCAACCTCCATGCCTGTTTCCAGACCGAGACCCGTGTCTACTTTGTCATGGAGTACATCAGCGGTGGTGATCTCATGCTTCACATCCAGCGAGGCCAGTTCGGCACCAAGCGAGCCCA ATTCTATGCTGCCGAGGTCTGCTTGGCACTCAAGTACTTCCACGAGAACGGCGTCATCTATCGTGATCTGAAGCTCGACAACATCTTGTTGACTCTCGACGGACACATCAAGATTGCCGATTACGGTCTCTGCAAGGAAGACATGTGGTTTGGCTCTACTACCAGCACCTTCTGCGGTACACCAGAATTTATGGCACCAGAG ATTCTTCTCGACAAGAAGTACGGCCGCGCTGTTGACTGGTGGGCATTCGGTGTCCTGATTTACCAGATGCTCCTCCAGCAGTCTCCATTCCGTggtgaagacgaggacgaaatCTACGACGCCATTTTGGCCGATGAGCCTTTGTACCCCATCCACATGCCCAGAGACTCCGTGTCAATCCTGCAGAAGCTCCTTACTAGGGAGCCCGACCAGCGTCTGGGCAGCGGTCCCACGGATGCGCAAGAAATCATGAACCAGCCGTTCTTTAGGAACATCAACTGGGATGACATCTACCACAAGCGTGTTGCGCCGCCCTTTTTGCCGCAGATCAAGAGCGCCACCGACACCAGTAACTTCGACTCTGAGTTCACGAGTGTCACGCCCGTCTTGACCCCTGTCCAATCAG TTCTTTCGCAAGCCATGCAGGAAGAGTTCCGCGGCTTCTCTTACACTTCCGATTTTGACtag
- a CDS encoding Putative mitochondrial carrier protein gives MGNDNAVSPSSGLPVSSLGGISAAVSKTAAAPIERIKLLLQNQDEMIKAGRLSRKYDGILDCFTRTVKAEGVLALWRSNGVNVIRYFPTQALNFAFRDTFKSMFAFKKDRDGYLKWMAGNLASGGLAGATSLLFVYSLDYARTRLANDAKAAKGTGERQFTGLVDVYKKTLATDGITGLYRGFGPSVLGIVAYRGLYFGMYDSLKPVLLVGSLDNSFVASFLLGWGVTVGAGIASYPVDTVRRRMMMTSGEAVKYKSSLDAARQIAATEGYRSFFKGTGANVLRGVAGAGVLSIYDQVQLLLFGKKFKGGSG, from the exons ATGGGCAACGACAATGCTGTTTCGCCCTCCTCGGGCCTGCCAGTAAGCTCAT TGGGCGGCATATCAGCTGCGGTATCCAAAACCGCGGCAGCTCCCATCGAACGAATCAAGCTCCTTCTGCAGAACCAG GACGAGATGATCAAAGCCGGCCGCCTCAGCCGCAAGTAcgacggcatcctcgacTGCTTCACCCGCACCGTTAAAGCCGAAGGCGTCCTGGCGCTCTGGAGGAGCAACGGCGTCAATGTTATCCGCTACTTCCCGACCCAGGCGCTCAACTTTGCGTTCCGCGACACGTTCAAGAGCATGTTCGCCTTCAAGAAGGACCGGGACGGATACCTCAAGTGGATGGCAGGCAACCTGGCGTCTGGCGGG CTCGCCGGCGCGACGTCCCTGCTCTTCGTCTACTCGCTCGACTACGCCCGGACGCGCCtggccaacgacgccaaAGCCGCCAAGGGCACCGGAGAACGCCAATTTaccggcctcgtcgacgtctaCAAGAAGACGCTCGCCACGGACGGCATCACCGGCCTCTATCGCGGCTTCGGTCCGTCggtcctcggcatcgtggccTACCGCGGGCTGTACTTCGGCATGTACGACTCCCTCAAGCCGGTGTTGCTCGTGGGGTCCCTGGACAACAGCTTTGTGGCgtccttcctcctcggctgGGGTGTCACCGTCGGTGCCGGCATCGCATCGTACCCGGTCGATACTGTTCGTCGCCGGATGATGATGACTTCCGGAGAG GCTGTCAAGTACAAGTCTTCGCTCGATGCTGCCCGCCAGATTGCCGCGACGGAGGGTTACCGTTCCTTCTTCAAGGGTACCGGTGCCAATGTGCTCCGTGGTGTTGCCGGCGCAGGCGTGCTGTCCATCTACGATCAAGTTCAGCTGCTCCTATTTGGAAAGAAGTTCAAGGGTGGATCTGGATGA
- a CDS encoding Putative alpha/beta hydrolase-3, translating into MSSSPIQSDFILPADLFAPAAIPPSSSNFDDAIKAAMASIPKWHEVGVSKYRQMWENGEFPIKPVRLDYATDIHIPSRQPGRDITCRLLRPQTTENTVNGVFMHIHGGGWSMGNAGDQDHWLQGIADTAGLIIVSAGYRLAPEHPGPAGDEDCFDVAEWLVLHARDRFHADLAFIGGESAGGHLSLQTALHLLSHEKEEIRSFQLSGGLILLFGCYDLGSTPSQIHHRSAMKDGNDSAKELELANLYRPDVSGDAWKDPRISPLYADLEAYRNADGRSTRLPPALFIVGTKDFLLDDTIFMSAKWQMAGGLAVVKIFPGATHGFIAFPPDQVPSAASGMKSLFAFIQSRVAWRKQVSANK; encoded by the coding sequence ATGTCATCGTCTCCTATCCAATCAGACTTTATCTTGCCAGCCGACCTCTTTGCCCCGGCGGCTATTCCTCCTTCCAGCTCCAACTTTGACGATGCCATCAAAGCTGCCATGGCAAGTATCCCCAAGTGGCACGAGGTCGGGGTGAGCAAATACAGACAGATGTGGGAGAACGGCGAGTTCCCCATCAAGCCCGTCCGTCTCGACTACGCCACCGATATCCATATCCCCTCACGTCAGCCGGGACGGGACATCACCTGCCGGTTACTCAGGCCGCAGACCACCGAGAACACGGTGAACGGCGTCTTCATGCACATCCACGGCGGTGGCTGGTCTATGGGCAACGCCGGAGATCAGGACCATTGGCTCCAGGGCATCGCCGACACGGCCGGGCTGATTATCGTCAGCGCGGGGTACCGACTCGCACCCGAGCACCCGGGTCCCGCTGGGGACGAGGATTGCTTCGACGTTGCCGAGTGGCTTGTCCTCCACGCGCGGGATCGATTCCACGCGGACCTGgccttcatcggcggcgagagcgcCGGGGGACATCTCAGCCTGCAGACCGCGCTGCACCTCCTCTCCCACGAAAAAGAAGAGATCAGGAGCTTCCAGCTTTCGGGGGGGCTGATCTTGTTGTTCGGGTGCTACGACCTCGGCTCGACGCCTTCGCAGATCCACCACCGCTCAGCCATGAAGGATGGAAACGATTCTGCGAAGGAACTTGAGCTTGCCAACCTGTATCGACCCGACGTGTCCGGTGATGCCTGGAAGGACCCCCGGATATCACCCTTGTACGCCGACCTCGAAGCCTACAGAAACGCGGACGGGCGGAGCACACGCCTACCGCCAGCCCTCTTCATTGTCGGTACAAAGGATTTCCTCCTCGATGACACCATATTCATGTCAGCAAAGTGGCAGATGGCGGGTGGGCTGGCCGTGGTCAAGATCTTCCCCGGCGCCACACACGGCTTCATTGCGTTTCCGCCGGATCAAGTTCCGAGTGCGGCGTCGGGAATGAAAAGCCTTTTCGCATTCATTCAATCTAGGGTAGCATGGAGGAAGCAAGTGTCAGCTAACAAGTAA